In Pseudomonas leptonychotis, the genomic stretch TTTCTAGACACTCTCCAACCTCTGGAAATAGCGCTTTTCAAACTCTACAGGCGACAGCTGATTGTTGAAACCGTGTCGGCGTTTTGGGTTGTAGAACATCTCGATGTAATC encodes the following:
- a CDS encoding IS3 family transposase, which encodes DYIEMFYNPKRRHGFNNQLSPVEFEKRYFQRLESV